In the Deinococcus sp. YIM 134068 genome, one interval contains:
- the treY gene encoding malto-oligosyltrehalose synthase: MTQVLDAPLHTPQATSHTPSSTYRLQLHAGFDFAAARRVLPYLARLGVTDVYLSPIWTSTPGSTHGYDVTDHASVNPELGGEAGLRRLAGRAHALGLRLIVDFVPNHMGIQGGHNPYWEDVLMHGRASRYAHFFDISWQPLKRALEGKVLLPTLGDQYGRVLERGELKLERDGGRFFLRYWERRFPISPRSLAALLGQVAGRLLGRPEHPELASVARAAANLPRSTSDLTDADRLARAEEVDIIARRLAALTETSRPVREALDGVLDTANGDPALLDSLIQEQNYRLASWRVASEEINYRRFFDINDLAALRMEDSRVFVWAHGKLFDLVREGVVSGVRLDHTDGLYDPAGYFRALQLGAAEALGLPAPAEDAPREALPLYVVAEKILEPGEHLPEDWAIHGTTGYDFLAQLGGVFVDGANEEEVTAIYRRFTGDRESYGDHLYRGKSLIERVSLPGEVNVLAEHLGRLAEADLRFRDFTLSALRDAIREVIASFPVYRTYVRADGSREPGDDAKIEHAVRDAKAHVRRQNRDLSGSLFDFLEAVLKLDAEGEATRASYADFALKFQQLTGPVTAKGAEDTAFYRYGRLLSLNEVGGDPALFGTPPKSFHASARERAERWPASMLAGSTHDTKRGEDTRARLSVLSELPQTWAAHLSGWLPLVRSLETQTELGPAPTALDAYTLLQTALGAYPLDGKTDDFADRLSAYMLKAAREAKLRTSWAAPDGEYEAALDTLVRGLLANERYLTDLRGLHARISPYGAQNGLSATLARLTAPGVPDTYQGCEGWNQSLVDPDNRRPVDYTWRTRTLARIERKHPENGLRLASDLLGGYEDGGVKLLVTWAALRARAAHPDLFRHGGYRPLGGGRHLLAFAREHGDELAVTVAPRLTYSLTREKTPWAMGEVWGNRLLTLPRTGLYENVLTGERVRVRGEKIAVAKVLEDFPLALLVRR; encoded by the coding sequence ATGACCCAGGTTCTCGACGCCCCGCTCCACACGCCACAGGCCACGAGCCACACGCCCTCCTCCACCTACCGCCTCCAACTTCACGCGGGCTTCGACTTCGCGGCGGCCCGCCGGGTGCTGCCCTACCTCGCGCGGCTGGGTGTGACCGACGTGTACCTCTCGCCGATCTGGACGAGCACGCCCGGCTCGACGCACGGCTACGACGTGACCGACCACGCCTCGGTCAACCCCGAACTCGGCGGCGAGGCGGGGCTGCGGCGGCTGGCGGGGCGGGCGCACGCGCTCGGGCTGCGGCTGATCGTGGACTTCGTGCCCAACCACATGGGCATCCAGGGCGGGCACAACCCGTACTGGGAGGACGTGCTGATGCACGGGCGGGCGAGCCGCTACGCGCACTTCTTCGACATCTCGTGGCAGCCCCTCAAGCGGGCGCTGGAGGGCAAGGTGCTGCTGCCCACCCTCGGCGACCAGTACGGACGGGTGCTGGAGCGCGGCGAACTGAAGCTGGAGCGCGACGGTGGGCGCTTCTTCCTGCGGTACTGGGAGCGGCGCTTTCCCATCTCGCCGCGCAGCCTCGCGGCGCTGCTGGGGCAGGTGGCGGGACGGCTGCTGGGGCGGCCCGAGCATCCTGAACTCGCCTCGGTCGCGCGGGCGGCGGCCAATCTGCCCCGCTCCACCTCCGACCTCACCGACGCCGACCGCCTCGCCCGCGCCGAGGAGGTGGACATCATCGCCCGGCGCCTCGCGGCCCTCACGGAAACCTCGCGCCCGGTGCGGGAGGCGCTGGACGGCGTGCTGGACACCGCGAACGGCGACCCGGCCCTCCTCGACTCGCTCATTCAGGAGCAGAACTACCGCCTCGCCTCGTGGCGGGTGGCGTCCGAGGAGATCAACTACCGCCGCTTCTTCGACATCAACGACCTCGCCGCCCTGCGGATGGAGGACTCCCGCGTCTTCGTCTGGGCACACGGCAAGCTGTTCGACCTCGTGCGGGAGGGCGTGGTTTCGGGCGTGCGGCTTGACCACACCGACGGCCTGTACGACCCGGCGGGCTACTTCCGGGCGCTGCAACTCGGCGCGGCGGAGGCGCTGGGCCTGCCCGCCCCGGCGGAGGACGCGCCCCGCGAGGCGCTGCCCCTGTACGTCGTTGCCGAGAAGATTCTGGAACCCGGCGAGCATCTGCCCGAGGACTGGGCCATCCACGGCACGACCGGCTACGACTTCCTCGCGCAACTCGGGGGCGTGTTCGTGGACGGGGCGAACGAGGAGGAGGTGACGGCGATCTACCGCCGCTTTACGGGCGACCGCGAGAGCTACGGCGACCACCTCTACCGGGGCAAGTCGCTGATCGAGCGCGTGTCGCTGCCGGGGGAGGTCAACGTCCTCGCCGAGCATCTGGGGCGGCTGGCCGAGGCCGACCTGCGTTTCCGCGACTTCACCCTCAGCGCCCTGCGCGACGCCATCCGCGAGGTGATCGCCTCCTTCCCGGTGTACCGCACCTATGTGCGGGCAGACGGCTCGCGCGAACCCGGCGACGACGCCAAGATCGAACACGCCGTCCGCGACGCGAAGGCCCACGTGCGCCGCCAGAACCGCGACCTGAGCGGGAGCCTCTTCGACTTTCTGGAGGCAGTTCTCAAGCTGGACGCGGAGGGTGAGGCAACCCGCGCCTCCTACGCCGACTTCGCGCTGAAGTTCCAGCAGCTCACCGGCCCGGTGACGGCGAAGGGGGCGGAGGACACGGCCTTCTACCGTTACGGGCGGCTGCTCTCGCTGAACGAGGTGGGCGGCGACCCGGCGCTGTTCGGCACGCCGCCCAAATCCTTCCACGCCTCGGCGCGCGAGCGGGCGGAACGCTGGCCCGCCTCCATGCTCGCGGGCAGCACCCACGACACCAAACGCGGAGAGGACACCCGCGCCCGCCTCAGCGTCCTCTCCGAGCTGCCGCAGACATGGGCCGCGCACCTCAGCGGGTGGCTGCCCCTCGTCCGCTCGCTGGAGACCCAGACCGAACTCGGTCCGGCCCCCACCGCCCTCGACGCGTACACCCTGCTGCAAACGGCGCTGGGAGCCTACCCGCTGGACGGGAAGACGGACGATTTCGCCGACCGCCTGAGCGCCTACATGCTCAAGGCCGCCCGCGAGGCCAAGCTGCGGACAAGCTGGGCCGCCCCCGACGGCGAGTACGAGGCGGCGCTGGACACCCTTGTCCGTGGGTTGCTGGCGAACGAGCGGTACTTGACGGACCTGCGCGGCCTGCACGCGCGCATCAGCCCTTATGGCGCGCAAAACGGCCTGTCCGCGACGCTGGCCCGCCTGACCGCCCCCGGCGTGCCCGACACCTACCAGGGCTGCGAGGGCTGGAACCAGAGCCTCGTGGACCCCGACAACCGCCGCCCGGTGGACTACACCTGGCGGACGCGGACCCTGGCGCGTATCGAGCGGAAACACCCGGAGAACGGGCTGAGACTTGCCTCCGACCTCCTCGGCGGGTACGAGGACGGCGGCGTGAAGCTCCTCGTCACCTGGGCCGCCCTTCGGGCTAGAGCCGCGCACCCCGACCTGTTCCGGCACGGCGGCTACCGACCGCTCGGCGGGGGCAGGCACCTCCTCGCCTTCGCCCGCGAACACGGGGACGAACTGGCCGTGACCGTCGCGCCGCGCCTGACGTACAGCCTGACGCGGGAGAAGACGCCGTGGGCGATGGGCGAGGTCTGGGGCAACCGCCTCCTCACCCTCCCCCGCACGGGCCTCTACGAGAACGTGCTGACGGGCGAGCGGGTGCGCGTGCGCGGGGAGAAGATCGCGGTGGCGAAGGTGCTGGAGGACTTCCCGCTGGCGCTGCTGGTGAGGCGGTAG
- a CDS encoding ABC transporter substrate-binding protein — protein sequence MKRTLLSLATLALTLGGAEAQQAKELRLGVFPNVTHAAGLVGVQRGLFQKELGNVRLTVREFANGSQVNEAFAAGAIDAAYVGPGPAMNAFLRGVPVQVYAGAANAGAVLVGRKDSGIRNVKGLSGKKVAVPTRGSTQDISLRHLLHVNGLRATDEGGTVTVVPIDPANMPAAFASRQVDAALVQEPWGAVMETQGARLIANEKAIWEGGNYTTTVLVVNTRFAEQNPEAVRGLLRGHLAAIAFIGRSNAGAQKAIADQIQEFTGKRPNSAELFKALARTRVTWDINLKTLAEYAQLNKEAGFARDVPDLSRFVNLSLVRELAR from the coding sequence ATGAAGCGCACCCTTCTCTCTCTCGCCACGCTCGCCCTCACGCTGGGTGGGGCGGAGGCTCAACAAGCTAAAGAACTCCGGCTGGGGGTCTTCCCCAACGTCACGCACGCCGCCGGACTGGTGGGCGTGCAGCGCGGGCTGTTCCAGAAGGAACTCGGGAACGTCAGGCTGACCGTCAGGGAGTTCGCCAACGGCTCGCAGGTCAACGAGGCGTTCGCGGCGGGGGCCATCGACGCGGCCTATGTCGGCCCCGGCCCGGCGATGAACGCCTTCCTGCGGGGCGTGCCCGTGCAGGTGTACGCGGGGGCGGCGAACGCGGGCGCAGTGCTCGTGGGCCGCAAGGACAGCGGCATTCGCAATGTGAAGGGCCTGAGCGGCAAGAAGGTCGCCGTGCCCACGCGCGGCTCCACCCAGGACATCAGCCTGCGGCACCTGCTCCACGTCAACGGCCTGCGGGCGACCGACGAGGGCGGCACCGTGACGGTCGTGCCCATCGACCCGGCGAATATGCCCGCCGCCTTCGCCAGCAGGCAGGTGGACGCCGCGCTCGTGCAGGAGCCGTGGGGAGCTGTGATGGAGACGCAGGGCGCACGCCTCATCGCCAACGAGAAGGCGATCTGGGAGGGCGGCAACTACACGACCACCGTCCTCGTCGTGAACACCCGCTTCGCCGAGCAGAACCCGGAGGCCGTGCGGGGGCTGCTGCGCGGGCACCTCGCCGCCATCGCCTTTATCGGCAGGAGCAACGCGGGGGCGCAAAAGGCCATCGCCGACCAGATTCAGGAGTTCACGGGCAAGCGCCCCAACTCCGCCGAACTGTTCAAGGCGCTCGCCCGCACACGCGTCACGTGGGACATCAACCTCAAGACCCTCGCCGAGTACGCCCAGCTCAACAAGGAGGCGGGCTTCGCGCGGGACGTGCCGGACCTCAGCCGCTTCGTGAACCTGAGCCTGGTGCGGGAGCTGGCGAGGTAG
- the glgX gene encoding glycogen debranching protein GlgX translates to MTITEPTPSPLAGPTAPRIRPGSPYPLGATWDGKGTNFALYSENATGVELCLFDERGRETRFPLGEQTAFVWHGYLPSIGPGQRYGYRVHGEYAPARGLRFNPNVVLLDPYAKALDGTERFEAGVFGYVPGGEDTVMQTQEQRGAPLGVVIDPMFNWVGDQKPKVPFHQSVIYETHVKGLTMTHPDVPEALRGTYAGVATEPVLRYLRDLGITAVEFLPVHQHVDDPFLLEKGLTNYWGYSTLSFFAPDVRYSAAARRGDPAGAVPEFKNMVRALHDAGIEVILDVVYNHTAEGNHLGPTMSFKGIDNPTYYRLVADKPRFYFDYTGTGNSLNVRHPQTLQLIMDSLRYWVTEMRVDGFRFDLASTLARGLHEVDQLSGFFTIIHQDPVISQVKLIAEPWDVGEGGYQVGNFPVNWAEWNGIYRDDMRAFWKGEGGLASEIGYRLTGSSDLYQRDGRKPYASINFVTAHDGFTLRDSVTYEQKHNEANGEGGADGHNHNITWNCGVEGETDDPEINALRAQQQRNFLATLLLGQGTPMILGGDEIGRTQKGNNNAYCQDNPVSWYDWANIDADLLAFTRRLIRLRKAHPALHRRKFFSGRTIRGADVRDIVWLRFDGKEMSDADWNNPQTQSLGMFLDGDGLDDVDAEGRPVKDDDLLLLLSSSYIPLPFRLPDLDDCDAWELLLDTTDDGAQETVEAGEETTLQARSVKLYRCARPGRRRVTDRNG, encoded by the coding sequence ATGACGATCACCGAACCTACACCCTCTCCCCTGGCTGGGCCGACCGCGCCGCGCATCCGGCCCGGCAGTCCCTACCCGCTGGGGGCGACCTGGGACGGCAAGGGAACCAACTTCGCCCTGTACTCCGAGAATGCCACCGGGGTCGAGCTGTGCCTGTTCGACGAGCGGGGGCGGGAGACGCGCTTCCCGCTGGGCGAGCAGACGGCCTTCGTGTGGCACGGCTACCTCCCCAGCATTGGGCCGGGGCAGCGGTACGGCTACCGGGTGCATGGGGAGTACGCGCCCGCCAGGGGTCTGCGCTTCAACCCCAACGTGGTACTCCTCGACCCGTACGCGAAGGCGCTCGACGGCACCGAGCGGTTCGAGGCGGGCGTCTTCGGGTACGTGCCCGGCGGCGAGGACACCGTGATGCAGACCCAGGAACAGCGTGGGGCACCCCTGGGCGTCGTCATCGACCCGATGTTCAACTGGGTGGGCGACCAGAAGCCGAAGGTCCCCTTTCACCAGTCGGTGATCTACGAGACCCACGTCAAGGGGCTGACGATGACGCATCCCGACGTGCCCGAGGCGCTGCGCGGCACGTATGCGGGCGTGGCGACCGAGCCGGTGCTGCGGTATCTGAGGGACCTCGGCATCACGGCGGTGGAGTTCCTGCCCGTCCATCAGCATGTGGACGACCCCTTCCTGCTGGAGAAGGGCCTGACGAACTACTGGGGCTACTCGACGCTGAGCTTCTTCGCGCCCGACGTGCGCTACTCGGCGGCGGCGCGGCGAGGCGACCCGGCGGGAGCGGTGCCTGAGTTCAAGAACATGGTGCGGGCGCTCCACGACGCGGGCATCGAGGTCATCCTCGACGTGGTGTACAACCACACCGCCGAGGGCAACCACCTGGGGCCGACGATGAGCTTCAAGGGCATCGACAACCCGACGTACTACCGCCTCGTGGCCGACAAGCCGCGCTTCTACTTCGACTACACCGGAACCGGGAACAGCCTGAACGTCCGGCACCCCCAGACCCTCCAGCTCATCATGGACTCCCTGCGCTACTGGGTGACGGAGATGCGGGTGGACGGCTTCCGCTTCGACCTCGCCTCGACGCTGGCGCGCGGGCTGCACGAGGTCGACCAGCTCTCGGGCTTCTTCACGATCATCCACCAGGACCCGGTGATCAGCCAGGTCAAGCTCATCGCCGAGCCGTGGGACGTGGGCGAGGGCGGCTATCAGGTCGGCAACTTCCCGGTGAACTGGGCCGAGTGGAACGGCATCTACCGCGACGACATGCGCGCCTTCTGGAAGGGTGAGGGCGGGCTGGCCTCCGAGATCGGCTACCGCCTGACGGGATCGTCAGACCTCTACCAGCGCGACGGGCGCAAGCCGTACGCCTCCATCAACTTCGTGACCGCCCACGACGGCTTCACGCTGCGCGACTCGGTGACGTACGAGCAAAAGCACAACGAGGCGAACGGCGAGGGGGGCGCGGACGGCCACAACCACAACATCACGTGGAACTGCGGGGTGGAGGGCGAGACGGACGACCCGGAAATCAACGCCCTGCGCGCCCAGCAGCAGCGCAACTTCCTCGCCACGCTCCTGCTCGGGCAGGGGACGCCGATGATCCTCGGCGGGGATGAGATCGGGCGTACCCAGAAGGGCAACAACAACGCCTACTGTCAGGACAACCCTGTCAGTTGGTACGACTGGGCGAACATCGACGCCGACCTGCTGGCCTTCACCCGGCGGCTGATCCGGCTGCGGAAGGCCCACCCGGCGCTGCACCGCCGCAAGTTCTTCTCCGGGCGTACCATTCGCGGCGCGGACGTGCGCGACATCGTGTGGCTCAGATTCGACGGCAAGGAGATGAGCGACGCGGACTGGAACAACCCGCAAACGCAATCGCTGGGCATGTTCCTCGACGGCGACGGCCTCGACGACGTGGACGCCGAGGGAAGGCCCGTCAAGGACGACGACCTGCTGCTGCTGCTGAGTTCGTCGTACATCCCCCTGCCCTTCCGCCTGCCCGACCTGGATGACTGCGACGCCTGGGAACTGCTGCTCGACACCACCGACGACGGGGCGCAGGAGACGGTCGAGGCGGGCGAGGAGACGACCCTCCAGGCCCGGAGCGTGAAGCTCTACCGTTGCGCGCGGCCAGGACGCAGGCGGGTCACAGACCGGAACGGATAG
- the treZ gene encoding malto-oligosyltrehalose trehalohydrolase, whose translation MTTPTAHDPAPPTPPDSPETRLGAHVLPDRSGTRFRVWSTLAREVAVRVDGTDHPMNALGGGTFETVLPVGVGTRYKFVLDGLALPDPYARFLPDGVHGEAEVVDLGTFAWENTSWRGLPLNECVFYELHVGTFTPQGTYRAAMERLPDLKELGVTAVELMPVAAFPGSRGWGYDGVALYSPYAPYGRPEDLMAFVDAAHGLGLAVFLDVVYNHFGPDGNYLSAYSPSYFTERFHTPWGAGLDYAEPHMRRLITGNARMWLRDYRFDGLRLDATQEMQDDSPTHILREIADGVHALGGTHLMLAEDYRNLPELVTDHHLDGMWVDDFHHVMRVTVAGDRDGYYQYYEGGAAAVANVINRGWVYEGQEWEWDQGHAPRGRPADALNSPSFVYFIQNHDQVGNRAVGDRIHHLSRVTPAMFRGATTLLLTLPTTPLLFQGQEWLASTPFPFFSDHHGELGALVSEGRKREFAAFEGFGGDTILDPQAEATFEGAKLDWSEREEGEHARTLGLYRELLRLRREDPVLRDRERRNLEAGTVGDVVWVRHRTEEGERALLWNTGGAELNMDAVILSLSLPSAVLFHSEGREDATLAPGEAVLLGSGA comes from the coding sequence ATGACCACGCCCACCGCCCATGACCCGGCCCCCCCCACCCCGCCCGACTCGCCCGAAACCCGCCTGGGCGCGCACGTCCTCCCGGACCGGAGCGGCACCCGCTTCCGCGTCTGGAGTACCCTCGCCCGTGAGGTCGCCGTGCGGGTGGACGGCACAGACCATCCCATGAACGCGCTGGGAGGCGGCACGTTCGAGACGGTGCTCCCCGTCGGCGTGGGCACACGGTACAAGTTCGTCCTCGACGGGCTGGCCCTCCCCGACCCCTATGCGCGCTTCCTGCCCGACGGCGTGCACGGGGAGGCGGAGGTCGTGGACCTCGGCACCTTCGCCTGGGAGAACACGAGTTGGCGCGGGCTGCCCCTGAACGAGTGCGTCTTCTACGAGCTGCACGTCGGCACCTTTACCCCGCAGGGCACCTACCGGGCGGCGATGGAGCGGCTGCCGGACCTCAAGGAACTGGGCGTCACCGCCGTGGAGCTGATGCCGGTGGCGGCCTTTCCCGGCTCGCGCGGCTGGGGGTACGACGGGGTGGCGCTGTACTCGCCCTATGCGCCCTATGGCCGCCCCGAGGACCTGATGGCCTTCGTGGACGCGGCGCACGGGCTGGGGCTGGCCGTCTTTCTGGATGTGGTGTACAACCACTTCGGGCCGGATGGGAACTACCTCAGCGCGTACAGCCCGTCGTACTTCACGGAGCGGTTCCATACCCCGTGGGGCGCGGGGCTGGACTACGCCGAACCCCACATGCGCCGCCTCATCACCGGGAACGCGCGGATGTGGCTGCGCGACTACCGCTTCGACGGGCTGCGGCTGGACGCCACCCAGGAGATGCAGGACGACTCCCCCACCCACATCCTGCGCGAGATCGCCGACGGGGTACACGCGCTCGGCGGCACCCACCTCATGCTCGCCGAGGACTACCGCAACCTGCCCGAACTCGTGACCGACCACCACCTCGACGGCATGTGGGTGGACGACTTCCACCACGTCATGCGCGTGACGGTGGCAGGCGACCGCGACGGGTACTACCAGTATTACGAGGGGGGCGCGGCGGCGGTGGCGAACGTGATCAACCGGGGCTGGGTCTACGAGGGCCAGGAGTGGGAGTGGGACCAGGGGCACGCCCCGCGCGGCAGGCCCGCCGACGCGCTGAATTCCCCCTCCTTCGTGTACTTCATCCAGAACCACGATCAGGTCGGCAACCGGGCGGTGGGCGACCGCATCCACCACCTGAGCCGGGTGACGCCCGCGATGTTCCGGGGGGCCACCACTCTGCTCCTCACGCTGCCCACCACGCCGCTACTCTTTCAGGGGCAGGAGTGGCTGGCCTCCACGCCCTTTCCCTTCTTCAGCGACCACCACGGGGAACTGGGGGCGCTGGTGAGCGAGGGTCGCAAGCGCGAGTTCGCCGCCTTCGAGGGCTTCGGCGGGGACACCATCCTCGACCCGCAGGCGGAGGCGACCTTCGAGGGGGCAAAACTCGATTGGAGCGAGCGCGAGGAGGGCGAACACGCCCGCACGCTGGGGCTGTACCGCGAGCTGCTGAGGTTGCGCCGGGAGGACCCCGTGCTGCGGGACCGCGAGCGCCGCAATCTGGAGGCCGGAACTGTGGGCGACGTGGTATGGGTGCGCCACAGAACGGAGGAAGGCGAACGCGCCCTGCTCTGGAATACCGGGGGGGCCGAGCTGAATATGGACGCCGTGATCCTCTCCCTCAGCCTGCCCTCCGCCGTTCTCTTTCACTCCGAGGGCCGCGAGGACGCTACCCTCGCCCCCGGTGAGGCCGTGCTGCTGGGGTCCGGGGCATGA